A window from Drosophila yakuba strain Tai18E2 chromosome 3L, Prin_Dyak_Tai18E2_2.1, whole genome shotgun sequence encodes these proteins:
- the LOC6534094 gene encoding putative RING-H2 finger protein ATL21A has protein sequence MSSSSTEILSGIKSLVARMILMQVTEHLFLSAQQFLDAEVSIEERVRSLEVLNTQMKWSNSERTRILEQLQMQIFSLISEERRTAMDTSQYVNQLREGLIALNRRLSTMQEDISCPICLSPWTSHGRHRVVSLRCGHLFGNNCIRTAIRRFHRCPICRRRALHADVRRIFSRRLIQ, from the coding sequence ATGTCGTCGAGCAGCACGGAGATCCTGAGCGGTATAAAGTCTCTTGTGGCAAGGATGATCTTGATGCAAGTCACCGAACACCTTTTCCTGAGTGCGCAGCAGTTCCTGGATGCCGAAGTCAGCATAGAAGAACGTGTCCGCAGTCTGGAGGTTCTCAACACCCAGATGAAGTGGTCCAATTCCGAGCGTACACGCATCCTAGAGCAATTGCAGATGCAAATATTCAGTCTGATTTCGGAAGAGCGGCGTACGGCGATGGATACGAGTCAGTATGTGAACCAGCTGCGCGAAGGACTAATCGCACTCAATCGGCGGCTGAGCACCATGCAAGAGGACATTAGCTGTCCGATCTGCCTCTCACCATGGACTTCGCATGGCAGACATCGCGTGGTCTCACTGCGATGTGGACACCTCTTCGGGAATAACTGCATTAGGACTGCCATCCGCAGATTCCATCGTTGTCCGATCTGCAGGCGGAGGGCTCTACACGCTGATGTGCGCAGGATCTTTAGTCGACGACTAATCCAATAA
- the LOC26535379 gene encoding LOW QUALITY PROTEIN: uncharacterized protein LOC26535379 (The sequence of the model RefSeq protein was modified relative to this genomic sequence to represent the inferred CDS: inserted 2 bases in 1 codon; substituted 1 base at 1 genomic stop codon), with translation MTKTKTGLLGGISPCKCVWLSFKIILACASEFFEKLFQKDLKKFLLDETTPEVFQIFLDFIDAPDDRKLCKLDPDVLMCFXERCKKILLDLSPGMAPGALIALFAISHRSDHNLLMEQSIEVLQHKWRNEMDRPSTVTMGIDCFEXYFKNTSVIYSSRRRFDMLENWINGNDFDGRLSAQKDKISEIMKSINFLEMSLEDFQNGPGKSSVLSESQKLEIMYINKK, from the exons AtgaccaagaccaagaccgGTCTCTTAGGGGGGATTTCTCCCTGCAAGTGCGTGTGG TTGTCATTCAAAATCATCTTAGCCTGTGCCTCTGAGTTCTTTGagaaattatttcaaaaagaTTTGAAGAAATTTTTGTTAGATGAAACAACTCCAGAAGTTTTTCAGATATTCCTCGATTTTATAGACGCACCTGACGATAGGAAACTCTGCAAACTAGATCCGGATGTATTGATGTGTTT TGAGAGATGCAAAAAAATCCTATTAGACCTGTCCCCTGGCATGGCACCAGGTGCCCTAATTGCACTCTTTGCAATATCGCATCGTTCGGATCACAATCTATTAATGGAGCAATCCATTgaa GTTCTGCAACATAAATGGAGGAACGAAATGGACCGCCCATCTACTGTCACCATGGGAATCGACTGCTTCgaataatatttcaaaaacaCCTCGGTAATCTATTCTTCGCGGAGGCGTTTTGACATGTTGGAAAACTGGATAAACGGAAATGATTTCGATGGTAGACTTTCCGCTCAAAAAGATAAGATTTCCGAAATTATGAAGAGCATCAATTTTCTAGAAATGTCATTGGAGGACTTTCAAAATGGTCCTGGAAAGTCTAGCGTATTGTCCGAATCACAGAAGTTGGAaataatgtatataaataaaaaatga